A stretch of the Chelonoidis abingdonii isolate Lonesome George chromosome 11, CheloAbing_2.0, whole genome shotgun sequence genome encodes the following:
- the TBCB gene encoding tubulin-folding cofactor B codes for MDLELYTSDDKFVMKLDSDEALLGSYPIDDGCRIHVIDQSGARVGEYEDVSRVEKYEMSATDYEKRPDSVRSFLKRSKVGKFNEEEMLKKEAEQEQKLAEEKALAEAISVGARCEVRVSGQPNKRGTVMFVGLAEFKPGYWIGVKYDEPLGKNDGSINGKQYFECQPKYGAFVKPQYVTVGDFPEEDYGLDDEM; via the exons ATGGACTTGGAGCTCTACACGTCCGATGACAAATTTGTAATGAAACTGGACAGCGATGAGGCCTTACTGGGATCCTACCCCATCGACGACGGCTGTAGGATACAC GTTATTGACCAGAGCGGAGCCAGGGTCGGCGAGTACGAGGATGTGTCGCGGGTTGAGAAATACGAAATGTCTGCCACTGATTATGAGAAGAGGCCAG ACTCCGTGCGCTCCTTCCTGAAGCGCAGTAAGGTGGGGAAGTTTAACGAGGAGGAGATGCTGAAGAAAGAGGCGGAGCAGGAACAAAAACTAGCAGAAGAGAAGGCTCTGGCGGAGGCCATTTCAGTGGGTGCTCGGTGTGAGGTACGGGTCTCAGGCCAGCCCAACAAACGGGGGACAGTCATGTTCGTGG GGCTAGCGGAGTTCAAACCGGGCTACTGGATCGGTGTCAAATACGATGAACCCTTAGGGAAAAACGATGGCAG CATCAACGGAAAGCAGTACTTTGAATGCCAGCCCAAGTACGGCGCCTTCGTTAAGCCTCAGTACGTCACCGTGGGGGACTTTCCAGAAGAGGATTATGGACTGGATGATGAAATGTAA
- the LOC116822368 gene encoding sphingolipid delta(4)-desaturase/C4-monooxygenase DES2-like has product MGNQVTRDDFEWVYTDQPHTERRKEILAKYPEIKKLMGPDPHLKWVVSLMVLTQLVACYLVKDLPWKWVFFWAYAFGGCLNHSMTLAIHDISHNVAFGNKKAKWNRFFGMFANLPVGVPYATSFKKYHVDHHRYLAGDGLDVDVPTAFEGRFFHSPPRKILWLFLQPLFYVLRPLYVNPKPFTALEVINFAVQLAYDLLIYSLWGPKPVFYMIAGSTLAMGIHPISGHFIAEHYMYLKGYDTFSYYGPLNWLTFNVGYHMEHHDFPSIPGSKLPLVKKIAAEYYDHLPYHTSWVCVLWDFVFCDSLGPFARVKRKYKVAKAE; this is encoded by the exons CCAAGTACCCTGAGATCAAGAAGCTGATGGGTCCAGATCCTCACCTGAAGTGGGTGGTGTCTCTGATGGTGCTGACCCAGCTGGTGGCCTGCTACTTGGTGAAGGACCTGCCTTGGAAGTGGGTCTTCTTCTGGGCTTATGCCTTCGGGGGCTGCCTCAATCATTCCATGACGTTGGCCATCCACGACATCTCCCACAATGTGGCCTTCGGCAACAAGAAGGCCAAGTGGAACCGCTTCTTTGGCATGTTCGCCAACCTACCCGTCGGAGTCCCCTATGCCACCTCCTTCAAGAAGTACCACGTCGACCACCACCGCTACCTGGCCGGGGACGGGCTCGACGTGGACGTCCCCACGGCCTTCGAGGGACGGTTCTTCCACTCGCCGCCCCGCAAGATCCTCTGGCTCTTTCTGCAGCCCCTCTTCTACGTCTTGCGGCCCCTCTACGTCAACCCCAAGCCCTTCACCGCCCTGGAGGTGATCAACTTCGCTGTGCAGCTGGCTTACGACCTCTTGATCTACTCCTTGTGGGGGCCCAAGCCTGTCTTCTACATGATCGCCGGCTCCACACTGGCCATGGGGATCCACCCCATCTCCGGACACTTCATCGCCGAGCACTACATGTATCTCAAGGGTTACGACACCTTTTCCTACTATGGGCCCTTAAACTGGCTGACCTTCAACGTGGGTTATCACATGGAGCACCACGATTTCCCCAGCATCCCGGGCAGCAAGCTGCCACTG GTGAAGAAGATTGCTGCTGAGTACTACGACCATCTGCCCTACCACACCTCCTGGGTCTGCGTCCTCTGGGACTTCGTCTTCTGTGACTCACTGGGGCCCTTTGCCCGTGTGAAGAGGAAGTACAAAGTGGCCAAGGCGGAGTGA
- the SDHAF1 gene encoding succinate dehydrogenase assembly factor 1, mitochondrial produces MIFCLLQTTAGVGPLHREVGLCFAAVAFPDDLSGSSRYTMARHSKLQKQVLSLYRQFLRASKEKPGFLPRIQAEFRKNASIPRMDVMHIEYLLRRGQRQLKQLRDVNTKQMGTFVKTKPEEQ; encoded by the exons ATGATTTTCTGTCTATTACAGACCACTGCTGGAGTGGGACCTTTGCATAGAGAAGTCGG CCTCTGTTTTGCTGCAGTGGCTTTCCCTGATGATCTGAGCGGGTCTTCCCGGTACACCATGGCACGGCATAGCAAGCTCCAGAAGCAAGTCTTAAGCTTGTACAGACAGTTCCTACGAGCCAGCAAAGAGAAGCCGGGGTTCTTACCTCGGATACAGGCCGAGTTCCGGAAGAACGCCAGCATCCCCCGGATGGATGTTATGCACATTGAGTATCTCCTCCGCCGAGGCCAGAGGCAGCTGAAGCAGCTCAGAGACGTTAACACCAAACAAATGGGCACTTTTGTCAAAACTAAGCCGGAAGAGCAGTGA